One window from the genome of Gadus morhua chromosome 16, gadMor3.0, whole genome shotgun sequence encodes:
- the LOC115560761 gene encoding SPARC-related modular calcium-binding protein 1 translates to MMLALTFTCRLLLLLLLSEPVHSNRSAPFLITENMWTGGCLLDCQRGRHRAVCGTNGRLYKSQCSFQRAQCFNTQLRPAPRSHCTDPSQTKCQLARVQALEASVHSSGGGHTSPSAAIFVPECGTEGHFLPVQCHNQTGYCWCSTRDGRPIGGTSVLLQTPNCTDLMPETEERTGAGSSDRETSGPTGKPGRPGAEPTAPPLWVTIQLNSDPKGNRSARQPSDSPQTCERERRSLLAAAQVRSVRLDDRFVPECTADGRYHPVQCHVATGYCWCVRLDTGRPIPGTSTRNQLPECTATEETRIDRKFKDKALLGCPVARKKEFLQSLVRALQQEAEHAGKLPPPKPFIPASTYSSSSSVTPSSASSIQTTPSTQTNSTSGSPVLESSAPEGALRWHFERLDVDASGALSEREARPLRQFLRRRLKPRRCAKKFAQYCDRDQDRSLTLGELSACIHL, encoded by the exons CCCTTCCTCATCACAGAGAACATGTGGACGGGCGGCTGTCTCCTAGActgccagagggggcgccaccGTGCCGTGTGCGGCACCAACGGCCGCCTCTACAAGTCTCAGTGTTCCTTCCAGCGCGCGCAGTGCTTCAACACGCAGCTCCGGCCGGCGCCCCGGTCCCACTGCACCG ACCCCAGTCAGACCAAGTGTCAGCTGGCCCGTGTTCAGGCCCTGGAGGCCAGCGTCCACAGCAGCGGGGGCGGCCATACTAGCCCCTCGGCGGCCATCTTTGTGCCAGAGTGCGGCACAGAAGGCCACTTCCTGCCGGTCCAGTGCCACAACCAGACCGGCTACTGCTGGTGCTCCACGCGCGACGGCAGACCCATCGGGGGCACCTCTGTGCTGCTCCAGACCCCCAACTGCACCG ATCTCATGCCTGAAACGGAGGAGAGGACTGGCGCAGGGTCCTCAGACAGAG AGACCAGTGGACCGACTGGGAAGCCAGGCAGGCCGGGTGCag AGCCCACGGCCCCTCCCCTCTGGGTGACCATCCAGTTGAACTCCGACCCCAAAGGGAACCGCTCTGCCAGGCAGCCTTCTG aCAGTCCTCAGACGTGTGAGCGTGAGCGCCGGTCGCTGCTCGCCGCGGCCCAGGTGCGGTCCGTCAGGCTGGACGACCGCTTcgtcccagaatgcactgcagACGGGCGCTACCACCCAGTACAGTGTCACGTTGCCACGGGTTACTGCTGGTGCGTCCGATTGGACACCGGCAGGCCAATACCAGGGACCTCAACAAG AAACCAGCTCCCAGAATGCACGGCAACAGAGGAGACCAGGATAGACAGGAAGTTCAAAGACAAAGCACTTCTTg GGTGCCCTGTTGCCCGTAAGAAGGAGTTCCTGCAGAGTCTGGTCAGAGCCCTGCAGCAGGAAGCAGAGCATGCTGGGAAACTGCCTCCTCCAAA ACCCTTCATCCCTGCATCGACctattcctcctcatcctcggtgaccccctcctccgcctcctccatccaaaccaccccctccacccaaacCAACTCCACCTCCGGCTCCCCCGTGCTTGAGTCGTCTGCGCCAGAGGGGGCGCTGCGGTGGCACTTTGAGCGCCTGGACGTGGACGCCAGCGGGGCGCTGAGCGAGAGGGAGGCACGGCCGCTGCGGCAGTTCCTCCGGCGCCGGCTGAAACCGCGGCGATGCGCCAAGAAGTTCGCCCAGTACTGCGACCGTGATCAGGACCGAAGCCTCACCCTGGGGGAGCTGTCTGCCTGCATACACCTGTAA